From a single Fusarium fujikuroi IMI 58289 draft genome, chromosome FFUJ_chr03 genomic region:
- a CDS encoding probable translation initiation factor eIF-4A, whose translation MADKGLEDVPEGQIESNYDETVDSFDDMNLKSELLRGVYAYGFERPSAIQQRAIMPVIKGHDVIAQAQSGTGKTATFSISVLQKIDTNVKQCQALILAPTRELAQQIQKVVVAIGDFMQIECHACIGGTSVREDMKALQDGPQVVVGTPGRVQDMIQRRFLKTDSMKMFVLDEADEMLSRGFTEQIYDIFQLLPQSTQVVLLSATMPQDVLEVTTKFMRDPVRILVKKDELTLEGIKQFYIAVEKEEWKLDTLSDLYETVTITQAVIFCNTRRKVDWLTDKLTARDFTVSAMHGDMDQAQRDLIMKEFRSGSSRVLIATDLLARGIDVQQVSLVINYDLPANRENYIHRIGRGGRFGRKGVAINFVTAEDVRMMREIEQFYSTQIEEMPMNVADLI comes from the exons ATGGCTgacaagggtcttgaggatGTCCCCGAGG GACAGATCGAGTCCAACTACGATGAGACCGTCGACTCCTTCGATGACATGAACCTCAAGTCTGAGCTCCTCCGAGGTG TCTATGCCTACGGTTTCGAGCGTCCCTCTGCTATCCAGCAGCGTGCTATCATGCCCGTTATCAAGGGTCACGATGTCATTGCTCAAGCCCAGTCCGGTACTGGAAAGACTGCCaccttctccatctctgtTCTCCAGAAGATCGACACCAACGTTAAGCAGTGCCAGGCTCTGATCCTTGCTCCTACCCGTGAGCTTGCTCAGCAGATTCAGAAGGTCGTTGTTGCCATCGGAGATTTCATGCAAATCGAGTGCCACGCTTGTATCGGTGGTACCAGTGTCCGTGAGGATATGAAGGCCCTTCAGGACGGCCCCCAGGTTGTTGTCGGCACTCCCGGTCGTGTTCAGGACATGATCCAGCGCCGTTTCCTCAAGACCGACAGCATGAAGATGTTCGTTCTCGACGAGGCCGATGAAATGCTTTCT CGCGGTTTCACCGAGCAGATCTACGATATCTTCCAGCTTCTCCCCCAGTCCACCCAAGTTGTCCTTCTCTCTGCTACCATGCCCCAGGACGTTCTTGAGGTCACGACCAAGTTCATGCGTGACCCTGTCCGCAtcttggtcaagaaggacgagCTTACCCTGGAGGGTATTAAGCAGTTCTATATTGccgttgagaaggaggagtgGAAGTTGGACACCCTCTCCGATTTGTACGAGACTGTCACCATTACCCAGGCTGTTATCTTCTGCAACACCCGCAGAAAGGTTGACTGGCTCACCGACAAGCTCACTGCTCGTGATTTCACTGTCTCCGCCATGCACGGTGATATGGACCAGGCTCAGCGTGACCTGATCATGAAGGAGTTCCGATCTGGCTCTTCTCGTGTTCTGATCGCCACTGATCTCTTGGCCCGTGGTATCGATGTTCAACAGGTTTCCCTGGTCATCAACTATGATCTCCCTGCCAACCGTGAGAACTACATTCACCGAATTGGTCGTGGTGGCCGTTTCGGCCGAAAGGGTGTCGCCATCAACTTCGTCACCGCTGAAGACGTCCGCATGATGCGTGAGATTGAGCAGTTCTACAGCACCCAGATTGAGGAGATGCCCATGAACGTTGCCGACCTCATCTAA
- a CDS encoding related to nuclear pore protein NSP1: MSFSFGNASSSSAPNNTTSTAPASGSLFGAATGTPSFSFGSIGGSASNTTTPTSSATNMFGQQSGASAPKPASNLFGGGANAINTSTTPSSGGIFGAGGSTTPATGGLFGGASSTTPAATSAPSSGGLFGGGTSNSTAPASSGLFGNNGTNANKPATGLFGGGSSSTTTSNGAGLFGQNNANQAATATPSSAPTNLLGNAASGAATPAKPTFALPSTTPAGAPPADSSKPAGGLFGNTGAQASSGNSSLFGGAKPASTSAPSAQPSTTAAASPSGLFGGAQSGSAAPTGGLFGAKPASASTPAAGGLFGSKTEGAPPAATSQAGSTASLFGAKPAAPATTTPGSTPASGLFGGGATTSAASGASATTTAGGLFGNKPATTATSTAAPATTSASAGSLFGGAPKPSTESSTSKSAGGLFGAPASSQPAGSAATTTATTGATTTTTAPAVGSTPAAASSLFGAKPATDASKDAAKSATSSATPGALGASTTGPTSQMARLKNKTMEDIVTRWASDLSKYQKEFKEQATTVSTWDRSLVDNGEKIQKLYLDTFEAERASHEIERQLAAVESQQDELEAWLDRYESEVQDMFAKQLGPGEQLAGPDQERERTYKLAEKLTQQLDEKSRDLSKMVKEINDISGTLNKGAKPEDPLSQIVRVLNGHLTQLQWIDANASSLQAKVAAAQKSSSNLGSHYAGSDNDAAESFYRSYMGRR; this comes from the exons ATGTCGTTCAGCTTCGGAAACGCAAGCTCTTCCAGCGCGCCCAACAACACGACATCGACTGCGCCAGCTTCGGGCAGCCTTTTTGGAGCAGCTACAGGAACTCCTAGCTTCTCATTCGGCTCTATTGGTGGCTCTGCCAGTAACACCACAACCCCGACCAGCAGCGCAACCAATATGTTTGGTCAACAAAGCGGTGCCTCGGCGCCGAAGCCTGCCAGCAATCTCTTCGGCGGCGGCGCAAACGCGATCAACACTTCTACCACTCCCTCTTCTGGCGGTATATTCGGTGCTGGTGGCTCTACAACTCCTGCAACAGGTGGTCTTTTTGGGGGTGCTTCGTCTACCACGCCAGCGGCTACTTCAGCACCTTCTAGCGGTGGATTGTTCGGTGGTGGTACCAGCAACTCAACGGCCCCTGCGTCTTCGGGACTGTTTGGAAACAATGGGACTAATGCAAACAAGCCAGCCACTGGTCTCTTCGGCGGTGGCAGCTCTTCTACCACTACTAGTAATGGCGCTGGTCTGTTCGGCCAGAACAATGCCAACCAGGCAGCGACAGCTACCCCTTCTTCTGCACCCACAAACCTTTTGGGAAACGCTGCCTCTGGGGCCGCAACGCCTGCTAAACCAACTTTCGCTTTACCATCTACGACTCCAGCAGGGGCACCACCTGCCGACTCTTCGAAGCCTGCTGGTGGATTATTTGGGAACACAGGCGCGCAAGCATCCAGTGGAAACTCTAGTCTATTCGGCGGAGCGAAACCTGCGAGCACGTCTGCTCCTTCTGCCCAACCCAGCACTACAGCTGCTGCATCACCCAGCGGTCTCTTCGGGGGTGCGCAGTCCGGAAGCGCTGCTCCTACCGGGGGTCTTTTCGGAGCGAAGCCGGCTTCAGCCTCTACCCCCGCAGCCGGAGGCCTATTTGGTTCAAAGACTGAAGGGGCTCCGCCTGCTGCGACTTCGCAAGCCGGAAGCACGGCCTCCTTATTCGGTGCCAAACCTGCAGCTCCAGCGACTACAACTCCAGGCTCGACACCGGCGAGTGGCCTCTTCGGCGGCGGCGCAACAACTTCTGCTGCCTCAGGCGCTTCTGCCACAACAACAGCTGGAGGTTTGTTTGGAAACAAACCTGCAACGACTGCAACTTCTACTGCAGCTCCGGCCACAACTTCAGCAAGCGCTGGCAGTCTTTTTGGCGGCGCCCCCAAGCCATCTACTGAGTCATCTACTTCGAAGTCAGCCGGTGGTCTGTTCGGAGCACCTGCATCCAGTCAACCAGCCGGTTCTGCAGCTACCACAACTGCAACAACTGGTGCAACAACTACTACTACTGCCCCTGCGGTTGGCTCAactcctgctgctgccagCAGCCTGTTTGGTGCGAAGCCTGCCACAGACGCCAGCAAGGATGCAGCTAAGTCTGCGACTTCCAGTGCCACCCCTGGGGCTCTAGGCGCTTCCACGACTGGCCCAACATCCCAGATGGCGCGACTCAAGAACAAAACTATGGAGGACATTGTTACACGTTGGGCATCCGATCTCTCCAAGTATCAGAAGGAATTCAAGGAGCAAGCCACCACTGTGTCGACCTGGGACAGAAGCCTCGTGGATAACGGTGAGAAGATTCAGAAGTTGTACTTGGATACATTCGAGGCTGAACGAGCCAGCCATGAAATCGAGCGACAACTTGCTGCTGTAGAAAGCCAGCAAGATGAGCTCGAGGCTTGGTTGGACCGATATGAGTCTGAGGTTCAGGATATGTTTGCGAAACAGCTTGGTCCTGGCGAGCAGTTAGCTGGCCCTGACCAGGAACGGGAACGTACGTACAAGCTTGCGGAGAAGCTGACGCAACAATTGGACGAAAAGTCGCGTGATCTCTCCAAGATGGTCAAGGAAATCAATGACATCTCAGGAACATTGAACAAGGGTGCAAAGCCTGAGGACCCT CTGAGCCAGATTGTTCGGGTCCTGAATGGTCACCTTACACAATTGCAGTGGATTGATGCTAATGCCTCGTCGCTGCAAGCCAAGGTTGCGGCTGCTCAGAAATCAAGCAGTAACCTAGGAAGTCATTATGCTGGTTCTGATAACGATGCGGCAGAGAGCTTTTATCGTTCTTATATGggtcgacgatga
- a CDS encoding probable translation initiation factor eIF-2 gamma chain, producing MSANGDPKYDDIESESDSGESVGHNEAGDEKPLKSALKKSNPAIAEPATQKPPLPPQTDPKDLDVASLTPLTPEIIARQATINIGTIGHVAHGKSTVVKAISGVQTVRFKNELIRNITIKLGYANAKIYKCDNQACPRPGCYRSYKSEKEVDPPCERDGCSGTYRLLRHVSFVDCPGHDILMSTMLSGAAVMDAALLLIAGNESCPQPQTSEHLAAIEIMKLDKIIILQNKVDLMREEAAQQHYQSILKFIRGTVAGKSPVIPISAQLKFNIDAVNEAIVNTIPVPPRDFSIDPHMIVIRSFDVNKPGSEIDDLKGGVAGGSILHGVVKLGDEIEIRPGIVSRDDSGALKCTPIFSRVVSLNSEANDLKYAVPGGLIGVGTRIDPTLCRADRLVGFVLGLKGRLPEIYSEIEVNFYLLRRLLGVRTADGKQAKVAKLAKNEVIMVNIGSTSTGAKVAAIKNDAAKLVLTSPACTNIGEKVALSRRIEKHWRLIGWATIAAGVTLEPSTA from the exons atgtctgccAACGGCGACCCCAAATACGACGACAtcgagtctgagtctgactCCGGCGAGTCTGTCGGCCACAACGAGGCTGGCGACGAGAAGCCCCTCAAGTCGGCTCTCAAGAAATCCAACCCAGCTATCGCAGAGCCCGCGACTCAAAAACCTCCTCTGCCCCCACAAACAGACCCCAAAGATCTCGATGTTGCCAGCCTGACCCCCTTGACGCCCGAGATTATTGCCCGCCAAGCTACTATCAACATTGGTACCATCGGCCATGTAGCTCACGGAAAGTCCACCGTCGTCAAGGCTATCTCTGGTGTCCAGACAGTGCGTTTTAAGAACGAATTAATCCGCAACATTACCATCAAGTTGGGCTATGCCAACGCCAAGATCTACAAATGTGACAACCAAGCATGCCCTCGCCCTGGATGCTACCGCAGTTACAAGAGTGAGAAGGAAGTTGACCCTCCTTGTGAGAGAGATGGTTGTAGCGGTACTTACAGGCTATTGCGACACGTCTC ATTCGTCGATTGCCCCGGTCACGATATTCTCATGAGCACCATGTTGTCAGGCGCCGCCGTCATGGACGCcgctctccttctcatcgctGGTAACGAATCTTGTCCTCAGCCCCAGACCTCCGAGCACTTGGCTGCTATTGAGATTATGAAGCtcgacaagatcatcattCTCCAGAACAAGGTCGATCTTATGCGAGAAGAGGCTGCGCAGCAGCACTACCAATCCATCCTCAAGTTCATCCGAGGAACTGTCGCTGGCAAGTCCCCAGTCATTCCCATCTCTGCCCAGCTCAAATTCAATATCGATGCCGTCAACGAGGCCATTGTCAACACCATTCCGGTTCCTCCCAGAGACTTCAGCATAGATCCTCATATGATCGTCATTCGATCATTCGACGTCAACAAGCCTGGTTCTGAGATTGATGACCTCAAAGGTGGTGTCGCCGGTGGTTCTATTCTCCACGGTGTTGtcaagcttggtgatgagatcgagATCCGACCTGGTATTGTCTCCCGAGACGATAGCGGTGCCCTCAAATGTACACCCATTTTCAGTCGAGTCGTCTCGCTCAACTCCGAAGCCAACGACCTCAAGTACGCCGTACCCGGCGGTCTCATCGGTGTCGGCACCCGAATCGATCCTACTCTGTGCCGAGCCGATCGTCTGGTCGGTTTCGTCTTGGGTCTCAAGGGCCGCCTTCCCGAGATCTACAGTGAGATCGAGGTCAACTTCTACCTTCTCCGCCGCCTGCTCGGAGTGAGGACCGCCGATGGTAAACAAGCCAAGGTTGCTAAGCTCGCTAAGAACGAGGTTATTATGGTCAACATTGGCTCTACCTCGACTGGCGCCAAGGTTGCTGCTATCAAGAACGACGCTGCTAAGCTTGTCCTGACCAGCCCCGCCTGTACCAATATCGGCGAGAAGGTTGCTCTGAGCAGACGTATTGAGAAGCATTGGCGTCTCATTGGTTGGGCTACCATTGCTGC TGGTGTGACCCTCGAGCCCAGTACTGCTTAG